Proteins from one Gossypium raimondii isolate GPD5lz chromosome 8, ASM2569854v1, whole genome shotgun sequence genomic window:
- the LOC105790399 gene encoding NAC domain-containing protein 54, whose amino-acid sequence MGAVSLPPGFRFHPTDEELVVYYLKRKINGRKIELEIIPEVDLYKCEPWDLPGKSLLPSKDLEWYFFSPRDRKYPNGSRTNRATKSGYWKATGKDRKVNSQTRAVGMKKTLVYYRGRAPHGTRTNWVMHEYRLDERECESASLGLQDAYALCRVFKKTAIPPKVPGDHYQAVATPNQIAYEHSSSFEESSDFGIPIDTRSPSVLNRSPIDICDANEVKWMQSLSHDVFGLNNASFTNYETLPYHPSKVDVALECARLQHRLALPPLEVEDFPRLGFTNYKLMETTPPPPPTRETDILQEILSLNPIGHEDAWGASSSNNNADDFTFMTAKSMYQNQVNEMSCAQYMNKPLEEAITRPIDITELQGERMAENSRWVGMSSKDLEQYCFMEENKVVPIENISSFTRNEDNGIQGNGHDYNSFEFDDTGINNPEMEDFTHGFIDDDPNDHHFLDEGNMDDLTTSPSFELVEDIKINHGMFVSTRQVANTFFHQTLPSQTVQVHQNAMTPTSFHFQVEKHKGKCMATTMSTFTRQCKEALSGFLCMLVLLLYVGEEDDGLNGGSKECNKEKEVTDYLLIKSKASSWNDFGLVWKKLGFFFTISLVLCTLLC is encoded by the exons atgggtGCTGTTTCATTGCCTCCTGGTTTTAGGTTCCACCCGACGGACGAGGAGCTCGTCGTTTATTATCTCAAGAGAAAGATTAATGGGCGCAAGATTGAATTGGAGATCATCCCTGAAGTTGATCTTTACAAGTGTGAGCCTTGGGACTTACCAG GGAAATCCTTATTACCCAGCAAAGATCTTGAATGGTACTTTTTTAGTCCTCGAGACCGTAAGTACCCAAATGGATCAAGGACAAATCGAGCAACTAAATCTGGGTATTGGAAAGCCACGGGGAAAGACAGGAAAGTGAATTCTCAGACACGAGCTGTAGGGATGAAAAAAACCCTGGTTTACTATCGAGGAAGAGCACCCCATGGCACTCGAACCAATTGGGTCATGCATGAATATCGTCTCGACGAACGCGAATGCGAATCGGCTTCCTTAGGCTTGCAG GATGCTTATGCTCTTTGCCGTGTGTTTAAGAAAACTGCAATTCCCCCCAAGGTTCCTGGGGACCATTACCAAGCCGTCGCGACTCCAAATCAGATTGCTTACGAACATTCTTCGAGCTTCGAAGAGAGTTCCGATTTTGGTATCCCGATCGATACACGTTCGCCGAGTGTTCTCAATCGGTCACCTATCGACATTTGCGATGCCAACGAGGTTAAATGGATGCAATCCTTGTCCCATGATGTGTTTGGCTTAAACAATGCATCCTTCACAAACTACGAAACGCTACCCTACCATCCATCCAAG GTTGATGTGGCACTAGAATGTGCAAGACTACAGCACCGGTTGGCACTGCCACCATTGGAGGTGGAAGATTTCCCTCGACTTGGATTCACCAACTATAAGCTGATGGAAAcaacaccaccaccaccaccaacgCGTGAAACCGATATACTGCAGGAGATTCTCTCGCTAAATCCAATCGGCCATGAAGATGCTTGGGGGGCTAGTTCAAGCAATAATAATGCCGATGATTTCACTTTCATGACTGCCAAAAGCATGTACCAAAACCAAGTGAACGAGATGAGCTGTGCACAATACATGAATAAACCTTTGGAAGAAGCCATTACAAGGCCCATAGATATAACTGAGCTGCAGGGAGAGAGAATGGCTGAAAATTCGAGATGGGTGGGAATGTCGAGCAAAGATCTAGAGCAG TATTGTTTCATGGAAGAAAACAAGGTTGTTCCTATTGAAAACATTTCAAGTTTTACAAGAAATGAAGACAATGGCATCCAAG GAAATGGACATGATTATAATAGTTTCGAATTCGATGACACCGGTATCAACAATCCAGAAATGGAAGATTTCACACATGGATTCATCGACGATGACCCCAACGATCATCACTTTTTAGACGAAGGCAACATGGACGATCTTACCACCTCACCAAGCTTTGAACTCGTCGAAGACATCAAAATCAACCATGGAATGTTCGTTTCAACTCGGCAAGTTGCCAACACGTTCTTCCACCAGACACTGCCTTCTCAAACAGTCCAGGTCCATCAAAATGCAATGACACCAACCAGCTTCCATTTCCAAGTGGAGAAACACAAAGGGAAGTGCATGGCAACAACCATGAGTACCTTCACAAGGCAATGCAAAGAAGCTTTAAGTGGCTTCCTTTGTATGCTTGTGCTTCTCTTGTATGttggggaagaagatgatggaTTGAATGGTGGTTCAAAGGAGTGTAATAAGGAGAAGGAAGTGACAGATTATTTGTTGATCAAGTCTAAAGCTAGCAGTTGGAACGACTTTGGGTTGGTTTGGAAaaaattggggttttttttCACCATTTCTTTGGTTTTGTGTACATTGTTATGCTAA